A single region of the Halorussus gelatinilyticus genome encodes:
- the mnhG gene encoding monovalent cation/H(+) antiporter subunit G — MNAIHQLVVAALVVVGGFFLLVGTVGLIRFPDVYNRMHASSKAATLGTSSMLLAVFVYYGPEGAGLTSLVGIVFLFVTAPTGAHLISRSAQKMGVPFYGQEAEWPEEPDESRSD; from the coding sequence ATGAACGCGATTCACCAACTCGTCGTCGCGGCGCTCGTCGTCGTCGGGGGATTCTTCCTGCTGGTCGGCACGGTCGGCCTGATTCGGTTCCCCGACGTGTACAATCGGATGCACGCCAGCAGCAAGGCGGCCACGCTCGGCACCTCCTCGATGCTGCTGGCGGTGTTCGTCTACTACGGTCCGGAGGGCGCGGGCCTGACCTCGCTGGTCGGCATCGTCTTCCTGTTCGTGACCGCTCCGACCGGCGCGCACCTCATCTCGCGGTCGGCCCAGAAGATGGGCGTGCCGTTCTACGGGCAGGAGGCCGAGTGGCCCGAAGAACCGGACGAGTCCCGGTCGGACTGA
- a CDS encoding chloride channel protein, with protein MASESASGQLSTVLRWTDEHHLHHQMLVAALLGICVGVVATTFRVVWLALKHQLWTTLDGLVWRVIVSTAAGIFIGAILYATFYPGALSALVQQFHREGRVEMAENVPVIPVGLIGLIAGQNAGPEGVMSIVGGSFGSKFAEVFEFDNSVKLLTLAGMGAGFGTILGAPIGGALLWLELPHKRGLEYYEAIVPTFIASFAGYLTEVLLGGMELFPAWRASSLMPVEPWHLAAAIGVGLICIPFGFIYTHSFAVIGRLFNEWSPAVYVRTTLAGLGIGVLGYALPLTYFYGGSKMNVLLSNSFSLEVLLLTLAGTMVAAALTIHGNWLGGLIIPHMFMGALVGQAAALVVPGLPPMFGMLAGMAAFNSVVTATPLSSALIAIALTNGASITPVFLASLVAFVGSPNVQFLEVAAPRSEAPAFYANDD; from the coding sequence ATGGCCTCTGAAAGCGCCTCGGGGCAACTCTCTACCGTACTTCGATGGACCGACGAGCATCACCTCCATCACCAGATGCTCGTCGCTGCGCTACTCGGTATCTGCGTCGGCGTGGTCGCTACGACCTTCCGAGTCGTCTGGTTGGCACTCAAACACCAGCTCTGGACGACTCTCGACGGACTCGTCTGGCGGGTTATCGTCAGCACGGCAGCGGGGATTTTCATCGGCGCAATCCTCTACGCGACGTTCTATCCGGGAGCGCTCTCGGCGCTCGTTCAACAGTTTCACCGCGAGGGCCGAGTCGAAATGGCCGAGAACGTACCGGTCATCCCGGTCGGTCTTATCGGATTGATCGCCGGACAAAACGCTGGCCCCGAAGGGGTGATGAGCATCGTCGGCGGTTCGTTTGGGTCGAAGTTCGCCGAGGTGTTCGAGTTCGATAATTCGGTGAAGCTCCTCACGCTCGCAGGGATGGGGGCCGGATTCGGCACGATTCTCGGAGCCCCGATCGGCGGGGCGCTCCTCTGGCTCGAACTGCCCCACAAGCGCGGACTGGAGTACTACGAAGCTATCGTCCCGACGTTTATCGCGAGTTTCGCGGGTTACCTCACCGAAGTCCTGCTAGGCGGGATGGAACTCTTCCCGGCGTGGCGAGCGAGTTCGCTGATGCCGGTCGAACCGTGGCACTTGGCGGCTGCTATCGGAGTCGGTTTGATCTGCATTCCGTTCGGGTTCATCTACACGCACTCGTTCGCAGTTATCGGGCGTCTCTTCAACGAGTGGTCTCCGGCAGTGTACGTCCGCACGACGCTGGCGGGCCTCGGTATCGGCGTCTTGGGATACGCGCTTCCCCTGACCTACTTCTACGGTGGCTCGAAGATGAACGTCCTCCTCTCGAACTCGTTTTCGTTGGAGGTCCTGCTGTTGACCCTCGCAGGGACCATGGTTGCAGCGGCGCTCACGATTCACGGGAACTGGCTCGGTGGACTCATCATTCCCCACATGTTCATGGGAGCGCTAGTGGGCCAAGCGGCTGCACTCGTCGTGCCGGGCCTCCCGCCGATGTTCGGGATGTTGGCCGGGATGGCGGCGTTCAATTCGGTAGTGACGGCAACTCCCCTGTCGTCGGCGCTGATTGCGATTGCACTGACGAACGGTGCGAGCATCACGCCCGTATTTTTGGCCAGCTTGGTGGCGTTCGTCGGGAGTCCGAACGTCCAGTTTCTGGAGGTTGCGGCCCCGCGAAGCGAAGCACCGGCCTTCTACGCGAACGACGATTAG
- a CDS encoding DUF7344 domain-containing protein has protein sequence MSEQTGTENIDVSAAFDLLRDARRRGVIYTVKRNGRTSVSELARRIAAWQSTDGDDAPDRDTVETSLVHAHLPKLDDAGVVEYDREEGTVEFTETTSDLDPLLERTREREPTLVRAARTTNLERALEI, from the coding sequence ATGTCGGAGCAAACCGGAACCGAGAACATCGACGTAAGCGCGGCTTTCGACCTCCTCCGTGACGCGCGGCGTCGGGGGGTCATCTACACCGTGAAGCGAAACGGTCGGACCAGCGTCTCCGAACTCGCCCGGCGCATCGCGGCGTGGCAGTCCACCGACGGCGACGACGCGCCCGACCGCGATACCGTCGAGACGTCGCTCGTCCACGCCCATCTGCCGAAACTGGACGACGCGGGCGTCGTCGAGTACGATCGCGAGGAAGGCACCGTCGAATTCACCGAGACGACCTCGGACCTCGACCCGCTACTGGAGCGGACCCGCGAACGCGAACCGACGCTGGTCCGGGCCGCCCGAACGACCAACCTCGAACGCGCCCTCGAAATCTGA
- a CDS encoding monovalent cation/H+ antiporter complex subunit F — MASEAPLLQPVVTGGLILVAALTLFAGYRVIKGPTVPDRVVALDTIGTNVVAIAALFALATGEGLFVTVSLVLAIIGFISTIAVSQYVVEGDIIE, encoded by the coding sequence ATGGCGAGTGAGGCCCCGCTCCTGCAACCGGTCGTGACGGGCGGGCTGATACTCGTGGCCGCGCTCACCCTGTTCGCGGGCTACCGGGTCATCAAGGGACCGACGGTCCCCGACCGCGTGGTCGCGCTCGACACCATCGGCACGAACGTCGTCGCAATCGCGGCGCTGTTCGCGCTCGCCACCGGGGAGGGACTGTTCGTCACGGTGAGCCTCGTCCTGGCCATCATCGGGTTCATCAGCACCATCGCGGTCAGCCAGTACGTCGTCGAAGGAGACATCATCGAATAA
- the coaBC gene encoding bifunctional phosphopantothenoylcysteine decarboxylase/phosphopantothenate--cysteine ligase CoaBC translates to MLAGVNVALGVTGSIAAVKVVELAHELRRRGASVRAVMTDSAQGIVHPWAVEFATDNPVVTEITGSVEHVELCGREGWADVLLVAPATANTVGKMAGAIDDSPVTTCATTALGADVPVVVAPAMHEPMYDHPGVLEAIDRVESWGVAFVEPRIEEGKAKIATEDAIALDVARATSPDRFEGANVVVTSGATSEPIDPVRTLTNRSSGKTGRAVARACYALGADVTLVHDGDDVPYAEVAEVETAAEMTEAVLDRVEGGAADALVSAAAVSDYTVETADEKIRSGQDLTLDLTPTPKLIDRVREAGDLPIVGFKAETSGDDEEMVAAARGTLRRAALSFVVANDAGVMGDDRTRTLFVRENSTREYEGTKDELGWQVAEQLADEL, encoded by the coding sequence ATGCTCGCGGGAGTCAACGTCGCGCTCGGGGTAACCGGTAGCATCGCGGCGGTCAAAGTAGTCGAGCTGGCCCACGAACTTCGCCGTCGCGGGGCGTCGGTCCGGGCGGTGATGACCGACAGCGCGCAGGGTATCGTTCATCCGTGGGCGGTCGAGTTCGCCACCGACAATCCGGTCGTGACCGAGATTACGGGGAGCGTCGAACACGTCGAACTGTGCGGCCGCGAGGGGTGGGCCGACGTGCTGCTCGTCGCGCCCGCGACCGCCAACACCGTCGGCAAGATGGCCGGAGCCATCGACGACTCGCCCGTGACGACCTGCGCGACGACCGCGCTCGGTGCGGACGTGCCGGTCGTCGTCGCGCCCGCGATGCACGAACCGATGTACGACCATCCGGGCGTGCTGGAGGCCATCGACCGCGTGGAGTCGTGGGGTGTCGCGTTCGTAGAGCCCCGAATCGAGGAGGGGAAAGCCAAGATAGCGACCGAGGACGCCATCGCGCTCGACGTCGCGCGCGCCACCTCGCCCGACCGGTTCGAGGGCGCGAACGTCGTCGTCACCAGCGGCGCGACCAGCGAACCCATCGACCCGGTTCGAACCCTCACGAATCGCTCGTCGGGCAAGACCGGTCGGGCGGTCGCACGGGCGTGCTACGCGCTCGGCGCGGACGTGACGCTGGTCCACGACGGCGACGACGTACCCTACGCCGAAGTCGCGGAGGTCGAGACCGCCGCGGAGATGACCGAGGCGGTGCTGGACCGCGTCGAGGGCGGGGCCGCCGACGCGCTCGTCTCGGCCGCGGCCGTCTCGGACTACACCGTCGAGACCGCGGACGAGAAGATTCGCTCCGGACAGGACCTCACGCTCGACCTGACGCCGACGCCGAAACTCATCGACCGGGTGCGCGAGGCCGGTGACCTCCCCATCGTCGGGTTCAAGGCCGAGACCTCGGGCGACGACGAGGAGATGGTCGCCGCGGCCCGCGGGACGCTCCGCCGGGCGGCCCTCTCGTTCGTGGTCGCCAACGACGCCGGCGTGATGGGCGACGACCGGACCCGGACGCTGTTCGTCCGCGAGAACAGCACGCGCGAGTACGAGGGGACGAAAGACGAGTTGGGGTGGCAGGTCGCCGAGCAGTTGGCCGACGAACTGTAG
- a CDS encoding universal stress protein, whose protein sequence is MYDRVLLPTDGSEAAEAAAEHAYSHADRYDAELHVLHVVPENESTSIVGRGNERLDTLEARGHDAVTPLVEDATTRDLSVTSAIEVGTPYRKILAYADDHDIDLIVMSTHGRSGVGRVVMGSVTERVIRVGELPVVAVQRS, encoded by the coding sequence ATGTACGACCGCGTGCTTCTCCCGACCGACGGTTCCGAGGCGGCGGAAGCCGCCGCCGAGCACGCCTACAGCCACGCCGACCGATACGACGCTGAACTGCACGTACTCCACGTCGTTCCCGAGAACGAGAGTACTTCTATCGTCGGGCGCGGCAACGAGCGCCTCGACACGCTCGAAGCGCGCGGCCACGACGCCGTCACCCCACTGGTCGAGGACGCCACTACCCGTGACCTCTCCGTGACGAGCGCTATCGAAGTTGGCACTCCGTATCGGAAAATCCTCGCCTACGCTGACGACCACGACATCGACCTCATCGTCATGAGTACCCACGGTCGGTCGGGCGTCGGCCGAGTAGTTATGGGGAGCGTCACTGAACGCGTGATTCGCGTGGGCGAACTGCCCGTCGTCGCCGTGCAACGGTCGTAG
- a CDS encoding VOC family protein codes for MNATLDHVMMRVEDLDASLDWYQDYLDYEEKGRWEADTFTNVYLGPEDVHEEGAVLELTYNHDDRSYELGDGWGHIAVRVDDVYDAYEGLMDEGVEDYRDPDSCGGSYAFVKDPDGHEVEIVERDYGARWSLDHTMIRVEDADEALGWYTRKLEYEHTGRWESDTFANYFMKPEGAADEAMAVELTYNYDGRTYDLGDAWGHLAVRADDLQDDWATLMERDAEDFRDPESCDNRYAFTKDQDGHEIEVIERDE; via the coding sequence ATGAACGCCACGCTCGACCACGTGATGATGCGCGTCGAGGACCTCGACGCGTCGCTCGACTGGTATCAGGACTACCTCGACTACGAGGAGAAAGGTCGTTGGGAGGCCGACACCTTCACGAACGTCTACCTCGGGCCCGAGGACGTCCACGAAGAAGGCGCGGTCCTCGAACTCACGTACAACCACGACGACCGGAGCTACGAGTTGGGCGACGGCTGGGGTCACATCGCGGTCCGCGTGGACGACGTGTACGACGCCTACGAGGGACTGATGGACGAGGGCGTCGAGGACTACCGCGACCCGGACTCCTGTGGCGGCTCCTACGCGTTCGTCAAAGACCCCGACGGCCACGAGGTCGAAATCGTCGAGCGCGATTACGGCGCGCGCTGGAGCCTCGACCACACCATGATTCGCGTCGAAGACGCCGACGAAGCGCTCGGCTGGTACACCCGAAAGCTGGAGTACGAACACACCGGCCGCTGGGAGTCCGACACCTTCGCCAACTACTTCATGAAGCCCGAAGGCGCGGCGGACGAGGCGATGGCGGTCGAACTCACGTACAACTACGACGGGCGCACCTACGACCTCGGCGACGCGTGGGGCCACCTCGCGGTCCGCGCCGACGACTTGCAGGACGACTGGGCGACGCTCATGGAACGCGACGCCGAGGACTTCCGCGACCCAGAGTCCTGTGACAACCGCTACGCGTTCACCAAGGACCAAGACGGCCACGAAATCGAAGTCATCGAGCGCGACGAGTAG
- a CDS encoding Na+/H+ antiporter subunit E produces the protein MTTRKWPVVGVLLAVLWLFVRGVALDPATILGEFLIGLAFGLPVAFAFRRFYAERTALGRHFRALPYAGIYVALFLKELLTANVDVAYRVLAPSMPLEPDVVVVPLRVETDAAITTIANSITLTPGTLTMDYDDETNTLYVHGITGRNREAILEPIRAWEDYALVIFDEERKPGDPVPEVPGVPRVGERADGGPEVDSDAGSDRPGDDSDGGGESDGE, from the coding sequence GTGACGACCCGAAAGTGGCCGGTCGTCGGCGTCCTGCTGGCGGTGTTGTGGCTGTTCGTCCGCGGCGTGGCGCTCGACCCGGCCACGATTCTGGGCGAGTTCCTCATCGGTCTCGCCTTCGGTCTGCCGGTCGCGTTCGCCTTCCGGCGGTTCTACGCCGAGCGGACAGCGCTCGGCCGCCACTTCCGGGCGCTCCCCTACGCGGGGATCTACGTCGCGCTGTTCCTCAAGGAACTGCTGACCGCGAACGTGGACGTGGCCTACCGCGTCCTCGCGCCCAGCATGCCCCTCGAACCCGACGTGGTGGTCGTGCCGCTGCGAGTCGAGACCGACGCCGCCATCACGACCATCGCCAACTCCATCACGCTGACCCCCGGCACACTCACCATGGATTACGACGACGAGACCAACACGCTGTACGTCCACGGCATCACCGGTCGGAACCGAGAGGCGATCCTCGAACCCATCCGCGCGTGGGAGGACTACGCGCTGGTCATCTTCGACGAGGAGCGCAAGCCCGGCGACCCCGTACCGGAGGTCCCCGGCGTACCCCGCGTCGGCGAGCGCGCCGACGGCGGGCCGGAAGTGGATTCCGACGCCGGGTCGGACCGACCGGGCGACGACTCGGATGGAGGAGGTGAGTCCGATGGCGAGTGA
- a CDS encoding complex I subunit 5 family protein, with protein MSGQFVIAPLLVALVTAIATLLTRRFARTQMTLSLLGGAGYVGAVAWLVSKVDPLGATNVFSYQLSGWQAPFGITLVADSLSAFMLAFSSVVALAALVFSAAYVDTFGQRVSYHPLYHFMLVGVTGSFLTGDIFNLFVWFEVMLMSSYVLVVFYSGPEHTRAALQYVVLNLVGSAVMLLAIGGLYSTTGTLNMADLSRRVANPAAYGLADGGVAPVLGLSALLFAVFALKAGLAPFQFWVPAAYRAAPAPVSAMLAGVVKKVGVYAIIRVYFTVFGAAALGDLSLPGLSVPDGGSALLAFYGPILFLMAAASIVVGGLGAVGRDDIDGLLAYSSIGQVGFIVLPLAIAATATDESIRVLGVSAALVYALNHGFAKSLLFMASGAVYDAVGTEQFPDLGGLSESAPWLSGGFFVGALALIGIPPLSGFFGKMLVFDAAGQARSTIALAVALFGAILTIAYFSRAWNRGFWGEPSLLVQHGETKLTLVAVVVAMALAIAVLGVGFDVVMQAAQAGAEAALDRQEYVDTVLGGGSGAENGTAGGGGGGHS; from the coding sequence GTGAGCGGGCAGTTCGTCATCGCGCCGCTCCTTGTCGCGCTCGTCACGGCGATAGCGACCCTGCTGACTCGACGGTTCGCTCGGACGCAGATGACGCTGAGTCTGCTCGGCGGGGCGGGCTACGTCGGCGCGGTCGCGTGGCTGGTCTCGAAGGTGGACCCGCTGGGCGCGACGAACGTCTTCAGCTATCAGCTGTCCGGCTGGCAGGCCCCGTTCGGCATCACGCTGGTCGCCGACTCGCTGTCGGCGTTCATGCTGGCGTTCTCGTCGGTCGTCGCGCTCGCCGCGCTGGTGTTCTCGGCGGCGTACGTCGATACGTTCGGCCAGCGCGTCTCGTACCACCCGCTGTACCACTTCATGCTGGTCGGCGTCACGGGGTCGTTCCTCACGGGCGACATCTTCAACCTCTTCGTCTGGTTCGAGGTGATGCTGATGTCGAGCTACGTCCTCGTGGTGTTCTACAGCGGTCCGGAACACACTCGCGCGGCGCTCCAGTACGTCGTCTTGAATCTGGTCGGGAGCGCGGTCATGCTGTTGGCCATCGGCGGACTCTACTCGACCACCGGGACGCTCAACATGGCCGACCTCTCGCGGCGCGTGGCGAACCCCGCCGCGTACGGCCTCGCGGACGGCGGCGTCGCCCCGGTCCTCGGCCTCTCGGCGCTCCTGTTCGCGGTGTTCGCGCTGAAGGCCGGTCTCGCGCCGTTCCAGTTCTGGGTGCCCGCGGCCTACCGCGCCGCGCCCGCCCCGGTCTCGGCGATGCTCGCGGGCGTCGTCAAGAAGGTCGGCGTCTACGCCATCATCCGGGTGTACTTCACGGTGTTCGGCGCGGCCGCGCTCGGAGACCTCTCGCTCCCCGGCCTGTCGGTCCCCGACGGCGGGAGCGCCCTGCTCGCGTTCTACGGGCCGATTCTGTTCCTGATGGCCGCCGCGAGCATCGTGGTCGGCGGTCTCGGCGCGGTCGGCCGCGACGACATCGACGGGCTGCTCGCGTACTCGTCCATCGGACAGGTCGGGTTCATCGTCCTGCCGCTGGCCATCGCCGCGACCGCGACCGACGAGTCGATTCGCGTGCTGGGCGTCTCCGCGGCGCTGGTGTACGCGCTGAACCACGGCTTCGCCAAGAGCCTGCTCTTCATGGCCAGCGGCGCGGTGTACGACGCGGTCGGCACCGAGCAGTTCCCCGACCTCGGCGGTCTCTCGGAGTCCGCGCCGTGGCTCTCGGGCGGCTTCTTCGTCGGCGCGCTGGCACTCATCGGCATCCCGCCGCTGTCGGGCTTCTTCGGGAAGATGCTGGTGTTCGACGCGGCGGGGCAGGCCCGCTCGACGATTGCCCTCGCGGTCGCGCTGTTCGGCGCGATACTCACCATCGCGTACTTCTCGCGGGCGTGGAACCGCGGCTTCTGGGGCGAACCGTCCCTGCTCGTCCAGCACGGCGAGACCAAGCTCACGCTGGTCGCCGTCGTGGTCGCGATGGCGCTCGCTATCGCGGTCCTCGGCGTCGGCTTCGACGTGGTGATGCAGGCCGCACAGGCCGGCGCGGAGGCCGCGCTCGACCGCCAAGAGTACGTCGATACCGTCCTCGGGGGCGGTAGCGGTGCCGAAAACGGCACAGCCGGCGGTGGCGGAGGTGGTCACTCGTGA
- a CDS encoding TIGR04206 family protein, which produces MAADSRRALALLALAALPWTVLTSGDLVFAWGLATTDPIHVTTLSDYLLVYTQGLPNRLLAWPVAVLLYLLAVANAALGTVAPEREDRRVTGGLLALAGVSDLWFALGLRTPGLLAVPVGTVLLWTAACWFHWPDLRTALWQ; this is translated from the coding sequence ATGGCCGCCGACTCGCGGCGAGCGCTCGCGCTCCTCGCACTCGCCGCGCTCCCGTGGACCGTTCTCACGTCGGGCGATCTGGTCTTCGCGTGGGGGTTGGCCACGACCGACCCGATTCACGTCACGACGCTCTCGGACTACCTGCTGGTGTACACGCAGGGTCTCCCGAACCGACTGCTCGCGTGGCCCGTCGCGGTCCTGCTCTACCTCCTCGCGGTCGCCAACGCCGCGCTCGGGACCGTCGCCCCGGAGCGGGAGGACCGGCGCGTCACGGGCGGTCTCCTCGCGCTGGCGGGCGTCAGCGACCTCTGGTTCGCGCTCGGCCTTCGGACGCCGGGCCTGCTGGCGGTGCCGGTCGGAACCGTCCTTCTGTGGACCGCGGCGTGCTGGTTCCACTGGCCGGACCTGCGGACCGCGCTGTGGCAATAA
- a CDS encoding OBG GTPase family GTP-binding protein, with protein sequence MGLEEEIENLREEIAETPYNKSTESHIGRLKAKLAEKKEKLENQSSAGGGEGYHVEKHGDATVAFVGFPSVGKSTLLNSLTAAESETGDYEFTTLDVNPGMLQYNGANIQLLDVPGLIEGAAQGRGGGQEVLSVVRAADLVVFVLSVFEIDQYERLRKELYENKIRLDQEPPSVKIAKKGKGGIRVTSSVDLDLSEDVVKEVLREYGYVNADVTIREQLDVDRLVDGVMDNREYIPSIVTVNKVDLIEPDYVETVNEDLHDHGIDPEEAIFISAEEERGLDSLKETIWQELGLMRIYMDKPGRGVDKEEPLVLERGSTVGDAARKIGGNMDERFRFARVSGPSAKHDEQQVGKEHELADEDVLRLVVRK encoded by the coding sequence ATGGGACTGGAGGAAGAAATCGAGAACCTCCGCGAGGAGATCGCCGAGACACCGTACAACAAGTCTACGGAGAGCCACATCGGACGGCTGAAGGCCAAACTCGCGGAGAAGAAAGAGAAACTCGAAAACCAGTCCTCCGCCGGCGGTGGCGAAGGATACCACGTCGAGAAACACGGCGACGCGACCGTCGCGTTCGTCGGGTTCCCGAGCGTCGGCAAGTCCACTTTGCTAAACTCGCTCACCGCGGCCGAGAGCGAGACGGGCGACTACGAGTTCACGACGCTCGACGTGAATCCCGGCATGCTCCAGTACAACGGCGCGAACATCCAGTTGCTCGACGTGCCGGGCCTCATCGAGGGCGCGGCCCAAGGGCGCGGCGGCGGCCAAGAGGTCCTGTCGGTCGTGCGCGCGGCCGACCTCGTGGTGTTCGTCCTCTCGGTCTTCGAGATAGACCAGTACGAGCGCCTCCGGAAGGAACTCTACGAGAACAAGATTCGGCTCGACCAGGAGCCGCCGAGCGTCAAGATAGCCAAGAAGGGCAAAGGCGGCATCCGAGTCACGTCGAGCGTGGACTTGGACCTCTCGGAGGACGTGGTCAAGGAGGTGCTCCGGGAGTACGGCTACGTCAACGCCGACGTGACCATCCGCGAGCAGTTGGACGTGGACCGCCTCGTGGACGGCGTGATGGACAACCGCGAGTACATCCCTTCCATCGTTACCGTCAACAAAGTGGACCTCATCGAACCCGACTACGTCGAGACCGTCAACGAGGACCTGCACGACCACGGCATCGACCCCGAGGAGGCCATCTTCATCTCCGCCGAGGAGGAGAGGGGTCTCGACTCGCTCAAAGAGACCATCTGGCAGGAACTCGGGCTGATGCGAATCTACATGGACAAGCCCGGCCGCGGCGTGGACAAAGAAGAGCCGCTGGTCCTGGAACGGGGTTCGACCGTCGGCGACGCCGCTCGGAAAATCGGCGGCAACATGGACGAGCGCTTCCGGTTCGCCCGCGTCAGCGGCCCGAGCGCCAAGCACGACGAGCAACAGGTCGGCAAGGAACACGAACTCGCCGACGAAGACGTCCTCCGACTCGTCGTCCGGAAGTGA
- a CDS encoding 50S ribosomal protein L11 encodes MAETIEVLVPGGQADPGPPLGPELGPTPVNVQEVVNEINDQTEAFDGTEVPVTITVEDDGSFDIEVGVPPTAALIKDEAGFDTGSGEPQEDFVADLSIDQVRKIAEQKSPDLLAYDTKNAAKEIVGTCASLGVTIEGDDAREFKEKVDAGEYDDVLVDEAAA; translated from the coding sequence ATGGCTGAGACGATAGAAGTACTCGTCCCCGGCGGGCAGGCGGACCCCGGTCCGCCTCTCGGTCCCGAACTCGGACCGACGCCGGTTAACGTACAGGAGGTCGTCAACGAGATCAACGACCAGACGGAGGCGTTCGACGGTACCGAAGTCCCCGTGACCATCACGGTCGAGGACGACGGTAGCTTCGACATCGAAGTGGGCGTCCCGCCGACGGCGGCGCTCATCAAAGACGAGGCCGGGTTCGACACCGGAAGCGGCGAACCCCAAGAGGATTTCGTCGCGGACCTCTCCATCGACCAAGTTCGGAAGATCGCAGAGCAGAAGTCGCCCGACCTGCTCGCCTACGACACCAAGAACGCCGCGAAGGAGATCGTCGGCACCTGCGCCTCGCTGGGCGTCACCATCGAGGGTGACGACGCCCGCGAGTTCAAGGAGAAGGTAGACGCCGGCGAGTACGACGACGTGCTGGTTGACGAAGCGGCGGCGTAA